A part of bacterium genomic DNA contains:
- a CDS encoding type II toxin-antitoxin system HicB family antitoxin, whose translation MNYKIFLTEGEDGYIVAECPAIPGCVSQGRTKEEALKNIKEAIELCLECYKEDKEFIPQDRVWVEEIAIAV comes from the coding sequence ATGAACTACAAAATTTTTCTTACAGAAGGCGAAGATGGATATATTGTTGCCGAATGCCCTGCAATTCCTGGTTGTGTCTCTCAAGGTAGAACAAAAGAAGAGGCATTGAAAAACATAAAAGAGGCAATTGAGCTTTGTCTTGAGTGTTATAAGGAGGACAAAGAGTTTATCCCGCAAGATAGGGTTTGGGTGGAAGAGATTGCCATCGCTGTATGA